From Pseudomonas sp. G2-4:
AACAACCCACCAAAAATGATCACCCAACTGATCACCAACAATACATGACGCTGAGAAAACGTTGGCATACAGCCTCAAAACGAAACGGCGTGAAAGGATTGGCAGTCTGCCAGCCTTCCACTAGCAGCACTAGAGATTGTATCGACCGACCTTGATCGGGGTTCAGTTATTTTTTGCAGCGATTGTGAGGGTCTTATCGCGAGCAAGCTCGCTCCCACAACAGATCAAGCAATGCGAATCCAATGTGGGCGCGAGCTTGCTCGCGATGGGGCCCTCACTGGCTCAGGAAAATCCCGGCTATTACTTCTTTTTCAGGCACTCACTCATGAACGCCTTGCGGGCATCGCCCTTCAGCGCCTGGGTGGTGGCGTCGGCGTTGCAGGTTTTCATGCGTTCCTGCGGCGTAGTCGGGGCAGCCTTGAGGCAGGTGCTCATGAAGGCTTTGCGCTCGTCACCCTTGAGCGCCTTGGCCGTGGCGTCGGCGTTGCAGGTGGTCATCTTGGTCTGTTGCGCCGTGGCGGCGAAGCCCTGGGAACACAGCAGCAAACCGATCATCAACAAAGGCACACGCAGCATCTTCATGATGTTTCTCCTGGTTGCCGCACGAGGGTACGGCGATGAGATGGAGTGTAGACAAAGCCTGTTACACCTTCACCCGATTGATCTTCTGTGCCTGAGCTACCGCTTTCGCGAGCAGGCTCGCTCCCACAGTTGCCCGCATTGCTTCTGACGGCACTCGGTCGAAGGTGGGAGCGAGCCTGCTCGCGAAGAACGATAACGCGGTGGCGATCTAAACACCGGCAGCCTTCAACCGCTCGGCATGCTCAACGAACAACCGCACAGGCTCGGCGCCCTTACCCACCAGCCCCAGCGACTGGTTGACGATGTCGAAGTGATCCAGCGGATAGTCATCACCAATCACCGTACCCAGGTGCGAGCTGTAGCGCCCGACCATGCCGTCGCATTGCCCCGCCTCGCGCACGAAGGTGCGGGCGAACAGGCGGCAGCTGCGGTTAGTTCCATCAAACAGGTTGCCCCCTTTATCGGTCTTGCCCGGCTGCAAGGTCCCGGACCAGGAATAGTAACGAACGCCGTCAACCTCTTCCGGCCCCTGTCCACCCCAGGTTTCAGGCAATCCCTGTGGATAATGCTGGTTGAACAAGGCCACGCCCTGCGTGGTGAGCGAGGCATGGGAAGCCTGGATATCCACCGGCAGCTTCGGCCCGCGATAGCCGGTTTCCAACAGGCTCATCAAGGCATTGATCAGTCGCAACAAGGCCGTGAGCAAGCGGCCCCTGGCGCTGTCGGCCGGATAGTGGGTTTGCAGGTAGTCAGCCAGTTCGGAGCCGTGGTTGGTGCCGGCCACCGATGTGACCGATGCCACCAGGTCAGGGCGTTTGGCGGCTGCGTAGCGAGCGGTAAGGCTTCCCTGGCTGTGGCCGATCAGATTGACCTTCTGCGCACCGGTTTGCCGCAGGATCTCCTCGATCCGCGCCAGCAACTGCTCGCCGCGCACCTCGGATGAATGCAGCGGCGAAACCTTCACCGCCACCACCATGGCCCCACCCCGACGCAACGCCGAAACGATCCCATACCAGTAGGGATACAACACCAGGCGAATAAACCCGAGCATGCCCGGGACCAATACCAGCGGGTAGCGAGTGGCGCAGCGTTGCGACATAGCGACATCCTTGTGATCGAGAGGGCCCAGCATCGGTACCGATGATGACCAGTCTATGACACCGGCGTCACTTCGGCCCGATCAGCCTGCGGACAAATTCGGTAAAACTTTTTCCGGATCGCGTCACTCAGACCTAGAGTGATCGCGCCTGCAGAGCGTGACGCCTCAACCGGATCAGCCTCCAGGAGAAACGAGATGAGCGACATGCACTTATCCGATGTAACCACCCTGCGCGAACGGGCACGGCAGAACGTGCAGAACGGCGCCGTGACCGAGGGCTACAGCGCCGATCGACAGGAGGTCGTTCGCCTGCTCAACGAAGCACTGGCCACCGAACTGGTGTGCGTGCTGCGCTACAAGCGCCACTACTTCATGGCCACCGGCCTCAAGGCCAGCGTGGCCGCCAGTGAGTTCCTCGAGCACGCGAACCAGGAAGCCGAGCACGCCGACAAGCTTGCCGAACGCATCGTGCAACTGGGCGGTGAACCTGAGTTCAACCCCGACCTGTTGACCCGCAATTCCCATGCCCAGTACGTGGCCGGCAATACGCTCAAGGAAATGGTCTACGAAGACCTGGTGGCGGAACGGATCGCCATCGACAGCTATCGGGAAATCATCCAGTACATCGGCGAAAAAGACCCGACCACCCGGCGTATCTTCGAAGACATCCTGGCCCAGGAAGAAGAGCACGCCGATGACATGGCCGACATCCTGGCCGATTTGTAAGAGCCTTTAGGGCCCCATCGCGAGCAAGCTCGCTCCCACAGGGGACCGCATTCTGTCTGAAAGAATGCGGTCAAAATGTGGGAGCGAGCTGGCTCGCGATGAGGCCAGCCGCCTCACAGCACAATCTGGCTACCGGGTAGGTTTGACCGTCACCGGCGCCTTGCCCGCCTTCATCTGCTCCAGCAACGGCGCACACTGGTTCGGCTCGCCACCGCTGGGAGCGACCAACGCCAGCAACCCGGCCGCAGGCGCCGCGATCACACCCAGCGCCACCATCCCGGCACCGCGCAGAATCAGCGGTACAGCCTTGACGCCGGCGGCGGGCTTGGAGAACTTGCCTCGCACGTACAACGGCGAGCGCAAGGAAATCAGTCTCCAGCCCTTGGACTCGGGGGTGATGGTCAGGTCCAACTGTTCAGTGGCCATGTTCGCCGTGCCGTCGATGTAGATGATTGCGTTCTCGGTGTCGAACACGAACAGGCGGGTGGTCGCCAGGCCGGTCTTGATGTCGAAGTCCGCGGCCGCGCAGTTGATCTTCACTTCCTTGTCGCCAAAGATTTTTCCCACCACGTAGTTGCCGACGTTCAACCCCGCCAACTCCATCAGCTCCCGACTGATAGCGCCGTCGTTGATGAGCATTTTCAGGGTGCCGTTGGAGGTACCCAGCAACGCCGCCACCGAATTGCCGCGCCCGGCAATATCGGCATCGCCGTTCAGCTCACCAAAACTGGTTTTCATCGGCTCGAAGCCGGGGAACAGTTGCTTGAGCTTGAAACCCCGCGCGGTCAGCTTCGCCTGGCCTTCCAGAGGCTGGGCGTGGCCATTGAGGCGGACCTGCGCATCAAGGCGGCCACCGGCCACGCCGAAACGCAGGGGTTCGAGGCTTAGCTGACCATCGTTGAGCACCAAGTGAGTGTAGAGATCGGTGAATGGCAATTGCTCGCTGTGGACGATTCGTTTGCCGGTGAACTCCACATCGGCATCCATCACCCCCCAGCGCTCGGTACGAAACTCCTCTACGGGCAGGACCTTGTCGGTCGGCTGCTTGCTCGCACCGCCACGGGCCTTTTGTTCGGTATTGGAGTCGGCACCGATCAGCGGTGCCAGGTCGCTGAACAGCAGTTGATTGGAGACCAGCGCGCCACTGAGTTTCGGCCGGGGCTGGCTGGCGACATAGGCCAGGTCGCCATGGATATCGCTGTCGCCGATCTTGCCGTTGAACGCTTCGTAGCGAAACAGCGCCCCGCCCGGTTCGTGGAGCTTGGCGATCAGATGGCCGTCGGTGGAATAGGGCGGCGAATCCGGCAGGGTCACGCCGGTCAGGGGGTAGAGATTGGCGAGGCTGGTGCCGGCCAGTTTCAAGCGCAGGTCCAAGGCTCCGAGGTTCATCGGGTCGGTGAGGGTGCCAGCCAGTTCGACGCGGGTGTCACCGATTTTCGCCTGGGCCTGAAGCGGAAAGGGTCGTGAGGCGTCCTGCAACGCCAGCAAGCCGCCCACCTTGCCGGAGCCGGTGAGGTTCTGCCCCTGATACTGCCCGTTGACCTTGAAGGCGAACGCATAGTCCTGCGGCGTCGCCCCCTGGTCCTGGGCTTTCTTGGCGGCCTTGTCACCGACGATATCGCTGAAGGGGATGGGCTTGCCCAGCGGGTCGATCAGCAGGTCGAGGCGGGTTCTCAGCGTCTGGTCGTCAAGGGTGACGTGGCCCTTGTCGAAGCCGATGGCACCGATGTCCACCACCCAACTGGACGGCTCGGCGTCCGGGTCCTTCGGGTCGAACTGAAACGTCCAGTTGGCGCGCCCGTCGGCCAGGCGTTGCAGGTTGGCGTCGGGCTCGGTCAGGTCGATACGGGGAATGGTCACTCGCCGGACCAGCAAGGCCAAGGGGGAAATGCGCAACTCAACCCGCTTGAGCGTGACCATCTGCGGGGTTTTCGACCAGTCCGGGTTACCCAGGCTCAAGTCTTCGGCCACCACGTGAGGCCACGGCACCCAAGCCCGCCAGCCCCCCTCTGCAGGCTCGCGCTGCCAGATCACCGCCAGGTTGCCGTTGATCGCGAACGGCCGGTGCAACTCCTCCGAAACCTTGGCGTTGAGTGGAGGCTTGATCCGGTTCCAATCGAAGAAGGCGATGATCAGCACCAGCACCGCCAGCAAGACAACAAGGCAGGCGAAGCTCCAGGCGAAGATTTTTGAGGTGCGCGTCATGCACAAGGCTCCTGATGACAATTCAGCGCCGACCTGCGACGCCTTTGGAAACACGAACCTGTAATCGGCTCGCTATGAGAATAGGACTGGCGAAACGGCCAACAGGTTTAACCCCACGGGCGATGAACGGCACAAGAATCGTCGAAAATCCTGACCAGTTCGCCAAGTATGTGTTACCGACCCCGCACGTTTTGGAAGCACTACTGGGTACAAAATACCCATCACAGTGCAAAACCACGCCCCTGAGAGGCCCGTTCTAGAGCCTTCGCCCGTAACAATCAATTCCGTTGATTATTACCATTGCGTTTATGAACTTTTATATCGACTTATCGAGAGTAGCATTGCCCTCGTACCCACTTTATCGCCCTCCCAAGGAGCAATGATCATGAAACGCCAATTACTGATGAGCCTTTCCCTTTCACTGCTGGCCTCTACCGCTTTCGCACTGCCAGCCTCCGAACAAGCCACCCCTCAGGTCAGGGACAGCCATTCGGTCTACAGCCAGACCGTTGCCGAAGGTGGAAGTGATCGCCTGAAAGAAAAAGGCTTGGCCGAAGACGGTTCTGACCGCACGCCACAAGGCCAGACCCTGGCTGAAGATGGTTCCGACCGCACGCCACAAGGCCAGACCCTGGCTGCTGACGGTTCCGACCGCACTCCAGGCCAGACCTTGGCTGCTGACGGTTCCGACCGCACTCCAGGCCAGACCTTGGCTGCTGACGGTTCCGACCGCACCCCAGGCCAGACCCTTGCCGCAGATGGTTCCGACCGTACTCCTGGCCAGACCCTTGCCGCAGATGGTTCCGACCGTACTCCTGGCCAGACCCTTGCCGAAGGCGGTGGTGACCGTGTGATCGAACGCAACGGCACAGTGAGCTGAGCCCATGGTATCTCGGAAAAAAGCCCGATTCCTCCAATCGGGCTTTTAACTTTTCAAACGTCCCATTTCCCCGCCTGATCCCTCTCTACCGTTCGACGTCGGCAAAGCCGATTTGCTAGAGTGCATCGCTCCCGTGAATCAGAAGTCAGCCTTGCGATGCTGCCCCGCGCCGAACAGAAACAACAGACCCGAAACGCCCTGATGGATGCAGCCCGGCATTTGATGGAGAGTGGCCGGGGGTTCGGCAGCCTGAGCCTGCGGGAAGTCGCCAGGACGGCGGGCATCGTGCCCACCGGGTTCTATCGGCACTTCGACGACATGGATCAACTGGGCCTGGCACTCGTCAGCGAAGTCGGCCAGACCTTCCGCGAAACCATTCGACTGGTGCGCCACAACGAATTCGTCATGGGCGGCATCATTGACGCGTCGGTGCGGATTTTCCTCGATGTGGTGCAAGCCAACCGCTCGCAGTTCCTGTTCCTGGCCCGCGAGCAATACGGCGGCTCCCTGCCGGTGCGCCAGGCCATCGGACGACTGCGCGAAGGCATCAGCTCGGATTTGGCCGCCGACCTGGCACTCATGCCGAAACTGCAGCACTTGGACTTGGCCGGGTTGAGTGTGATGGCCGACCTTATCGTCAAAAGCGTGTTCGCCACCCTGCCGGACATCATCGACCCACCCGCCGAAGCCTTGCCCGAGCACCTCACTCCCCAAGTGAAAATCACCCAGCAGCTGCGGTTTATCTTCATTGGTCTCAAGCATTGGCAAGGGCTGGGTAGCACCGAATAATTCCCCGAATGTACCCACTGTGGGAGCGAGCTTGCTCGCGATAGCGATTCATCAGTGGAGTTGATGCTGACTGACACTCCGCTATCGCGAGCAAGCTCGCTCCCACAAGTTTTTCTCAAGCCGCAAAATAGTGCACCGCTTTACGGCGCGCACCAAAATGGCACGCAACGCGAGACGCCAGCAAACACCTTCCCCAGCAGCCCCCCCTATTTCCTACACCCCCTTCGATTGGCAAGCCCCTTGCTCTAAACACAGCACTGTTCATTGCTGGAAGCACTCCGATGCTGGTGATTCATCGCAGAATCGACCCTCAACCCCGCTGGGACGCCGAACTGCTACTGACCTTCGACGCCCGTAGCAAAAGCCGCCTGCGCTGTTTCAGTGCCGAAGGTGAAGATGTGGGATTGTTTCTGGAGCGAGGCCAACCGCCGCTGTATGACGGCGAATGCCTGCAGGCCGAAGACGGTCGCATCGTGCGTGTCTGTGCCCGTCCCCAACAATTGTTGCACGTCACCTGCGCCAACGCGTTCGAACTGACCCGTGCCGCCTATCACTTGGGCAATCGCCATGTTGCCCTGCAAGTGGGCGATGGCTGGTTGCGCCTGCTGGACGATTACGTGCTCAAGGCGATGCTCGAACAACTGGGCGCCAGCGCCGAACCCATCGATGCTCCGTTCCAACCGGAACATGGCGCCTATGGTGGTGGTCACCATCACTCACGGCACGGCGACGAAGACTTCAACTACGCGCCGCGCCTGCATCAGTTCGGCGTGCGCACATGAACCCGGCCTGGGCG
This genomic window contains:
- a CDS encoding ferritin-like domain-containing protein is translated as MSDMHLSDVTTLRERARQNVQNGAVTEGYSADRQEVVRLLNEALATELVCVLRYKRHYFMATGLKASVAASEFLEHANQEAEHADKLAERIVQLGGEPEFNPDLLTRNSHAQYVAGNTLKEMVYEDLVAERIAIDSYREIIQYIGEKDPTTRRIFEDILAQEEEHADDMADILADL
- the ureE gene encoding urease accessory protein UreE, with product MLVIHRRIDPQPRWDAELLLTFDARSKSRLRCFSAEGEDVGLFLERGQPPLYDGECLQAEDGRIVRVCARPQQLLHVTCANAFELTRAAYHLGNRHVALQVGDGWLRLLDDYVLKAMLEQLGASAEPIDAPFQPEHGAYGGGHHHSRHGDEDFNYAPRLHQFGVRT
- a CDS encoding PsiF family protein, with the protein product MKMLRVPLLMIGLLLCSQGFAATAQQTKMTTCNADATAKALKGDERKAFMSTCLKAAPTTPQERMKTCNADATTQALKGDARKAFMSECLKKK
- a CDS encoding TetR family transcriptional regulator encodes the protein MLPRAEQKQQTRNALMDAARHLMESGRGFGSLSLREVARTAGIVPTGFYRHFDDMDQLGLALVSEVGQTFRETIRLVRHNEFVMGGIIDASVRIFLDVVQANRSQFLFLAREQYGGSLPVRQAIGRLREGISSDLAADLALMPKLQHLDLAGLSVMADLIVKSVFATLPDIIDPPAEALPEHLTPQVKITQQLRFIFIGLKHWQGLGSTE
- a CDS encoding triacylglycerol lipase, which gives rise to MSQRCATRYPLVLVPGMLGFIRLVLYPYWYGIVSALRRGGAMVVAVKVSPLHSSEVRGEQLLARIEEILRQTGAQKVNLIGHSQGSLTARYAAAKRPDLVASVTSVAGTNHGSELADYLQTHYPADSARGRLLTALLRLINALMSLLETGYRGPKLPVDIQASHASLTTQGVALFNQHYPQGLPETWGGQGPEEVDGVRYYSWSGTLQPGKTDKGGNLFDGTNRSCRLFARTFVREAGQCDGMVGRYSSHLGTVIGDDYPLDHFDIVNQSLGLVGKGAEPVRLFVEHAERLKAAGV
- a CDS encoding AsmA family protein, producing the protein MTRTSKIFAWSFACLVVLLAVLVLIIAFFDWNRIKPPLNAKVSEELHRPFAINGNLAVIWQREPAEGGWRAWVPWPHVVAEDLSLGNPDWSKTPQMVTLKRVELRISPLALLVRRVTIPRIDLTEPDANLQRLADGRANWTFQFDPKDPDAEPSSWVVDIGAIGFDKGHVTLDDQTLRTRLDLLIDPLGKPIPFSDIVGDKAAKKAQDQGATPQDYAFAFKVNGQYQGQNLTGSGKVGGLLALQDASRPFPLQAQAKIGDTRVELAGTLTDPMNLGALDLRLKLAGTSLANLYPLTGVTLPDSPPYSTDGHLIAKLHEPGGALFRYEAFNGKIGDSDIHGDLAYVASQPRPKLSGALVSNQLLFSDLAPLIGADSNTEQKARGGASKQPTDKVLPVEEFRTERWGVMDADVEFTGKRIVHSEQLPFTDLYTHLVLNDGQLSLEPLRFGVAGGRLDAQVRLNGHAQPLEGQAKLTARGFKLKQLFPGFEPMKTSFGELNGDADIAGRGNSVAALLGTSNGTLKMLINDGAISRELMELAGLNVGNYVVGKIFGDKEVKINCAAADFDIKTGLATTRLFVFDTENAIIYIDGTANMATEQLDLTITPESKGWRLISLRSPLYVRGKFSKPAAGVKAVPLILRGAGMVALGVIAAPAAGLLALVAPSGGEPNQCAPLLEQMKAGKAPVTVKPTR